One genomic segment of Rhizobium viscosum includes these proteins:
- the guaB gene encoding IMP dehydrogenase has product MARIIETPTGLDALTFDDVLLQPGHSEVLPGQTSVATRLAPDFELNIPIISAAMDTVTEGRLAIAMAQAGGLGVIHKNLTPVEQAEQVRQVKKFESGMVVNPVTIGPDATLADALALMKMHGISGIPVVEKSGRLVGILTNRDVRFASDPKQKIYELMTRENLVTVKESVDQQEAKRLLHSHRIEKLLVVDGEGRCVGLITVKDIEKAQLNPNASKDAQGRLRAAAAVGVGDDGFERAERLIDAGVDLLVVDTAHGHSARVLEAVGRVKKLSNSVRIMAGNVATYDGTKALIDAGADAVKVGIGPGSICTTRIVAGVGVPQLAAIMSAVEAARDQDIPVIADGGIKFSGDVAKAIASGASAVMVGSLLAGTDESPGEVYLYQGRSFKAYRGMGSVGAMARGSADRYFQAEVRDTLKLVPEGIEGQVPYKGPVSGVLHQLAGGLKAAMGYVGGKDIKEFQDRATFVRISGAGLRESHPHDVTITRESPNYPGVGV; this is encoded by the coding sequence ATGGCTCGCATCATAGAAACGCCAACCGGACTGGACGCACTCACCTTCGATGACGTGCTGCTGCAACCCGGTCATTCCGAAGTCCTCCCCGGCCAGACGAGCGTCGCAACGCGCCTCGCGCCCGACTTCGAGCTGAATATCCCGATCATATCAGCAGCGATGGATACGGTGACCGAGGGCCGCCTGGCGATTGCGATGGCGCAGGCCGGCGGCCTTGGCGTCATTCACAAGAACCTTACCCCCGTCGAGCAGGCCGAGCAGGTTCGTCAGGTGAAGAAGTTCGAAAGCGGAATGGTCGTCAATCCCGTCACGATCGGCCCGGACGCAACGCTTGCCGATGCGCTGGCGCTGATGAAGATGCACGGCATCTCTGGCATTCCGGTCGTTGAAAAATCCGGCCGCCTCGTCGGCATCCTCACCAATCGTGACGTCCGTTTCGCCTCCGACCCGAAGCAGAAAATCTACGAACTCATGACCCGCGAAAATCTCGTGACGGTCAAGGAAAGCGTAGACCAGCAGGAGGCCAAGCGCCTGCTGCACTCCCACCGCATCGAAAAGCTGCTGGTCGTTGATGGCGAGGGCCGTTGCGTCGGTCTGATCACCGTCAAGGATATCGAGAAGGCGCAGCTGAACCCGAACGCCTCCAAGGATGCGCAAGGCCGCCTGCGGGCAGCTGCTGCCGTCGGCGTCGGTGACGATGGTTTCGAGCGTGCCGAGCGGCTGATCGATGCCGGCGTCGACCTGCTCGTCGTTGATACGGCGCACGGCCATTCCGCCCGCGTTCTGGAAGCGGTTGGCCGCGTCAAGAAGCTTTCCAACTCCGTTCGCATCATGGCCGGCAATGTCGCGACCTATGATGGCACCAAGGCGCTGATCGATGCCGGTGCTGACGCCGTCAAGGTCGGTATCGGCCCGGGTTCGATCTGCACGACGCGCATCGTCGCCGGCGTCGGCGTCCCGCAGCTTGCCGCCATCATGTCGGCAGTCGAGGCTGCAAGGGATCAGGATATTCCTGTCATTGCCGATGGCGGCATCAAGTTCTCGGGCGACGTGGCCAAGGCAATCGCATCGGGTGCTTCCGCCGTCATGGTTGGCTCGTTGCTTGCCGGCACCGATGAAAGCCCGGGCGAGGTCTATCTTTACCAGGGCCGCTCCTTCAAGGCCTATCGCGGCATGGGTTCCGTCGGCGCGATGGCGCGCGGCTCGGCAGACCGTTACTTCCAGGCGGAAGTGCGCGATACGCTGAAGCTCGTGCCCGAAGGCATCGAAGGCCAGGTCCCCTACAAGGGCCCGGTCTCCGGCGTCCTCCATCAGCTCGCAGGTGGTCTCAAGGCTGCCATGGGTTATGTCGGCGGCAAGGACATCAAGGAGTTCCAGGACCGCGCTACTTTCGTGCGCATCTCCGGCGCCGGCCTGCGCGAAAGCCATCCGCATGATGTGACGATCACCCGCGAAAGCCCGAACTATCCGGGCGTCGGCGTCTGA
- a CDS encoding MBL fold metallo-hydrolase: MTIFHGIKRRTLFAAGLGLLAAPVILRRTAYAAATGETGNMEVTPQPQINQFKLGSIKFTAVRDGFNVLERPYETFGSNQDPQTVQALLAANFLPIDKFANSYAPTVVDTGSDVIVVDTGFGAAGRERGLGQFIAGLKAAGYSPDDVTVVALTHLHGDHIGGLMEGGAPAFKNARYVIGQAEYDFWSDKAREGTPAEGGHKAVLANVVPLAEKATFVKEGDTIASGLTAMLATGHTPGHMIFHVESEGKRLIMTGDTANHYILSLQRPDWEVRFDMDKAQAAATRKKVFDMIATDKIAFLGYHMPFPAVGFVETQETGYRFVPKTYQFDI, translated from the coding sequence ATGACGATTTTTCATGGAATAAAGCGCCGCACCCTTTTTGCCGCAGGCCTCGGTCTGCTCGCCGCGCCGGTCATCCTGAGAAGAACGGCCTATGCGGCCGCAACTGGAGAAACAGGCAATATGGAAGTTACCCCGCAGCCGCAGATCAATCAGTTCAAGCTCGGCTCCATCAAATTCACTGCCGTCCGCGACGGTTTCAACGTGCTCGAAAGGCCCTATGAAACCTTCGGTTCCAACCAGGACCCGCAGACCGTCCAGGCGCTTCTCGCCGCCAATTTCTTGCCGATCGACAAGTTCGCAAACAGCTATGCGCCAACAGTTGTCGATACGGGCTCCGATGTCATCGTCGTCGATACCGGCTTCGGTGCAGCCGGCCGCGAACGCGGCCTGGGCCAGTTCATTGCCGGACTGAAGGCGGCAGGTTATTCGCCTGACGACGTCACCGTCGTAGCCCTGACGCACCTGCACGGCGACCATATTGGTGGTCTGATGGAAGGTGGTGCTCCGGCCTTCAAGAATGCCCGCTATGTCATCGGCCAGGCCGAATATGATTTCTGGTCGGACAAGGCGCGGGAAGGCACGCCTGCCGAAGGCGGCCACAAGGCGGTGCTCGCCAATGTCGTGCCGCTCGCCGAAAAGGCGACCTTCGTCAAGGAAGGCGACACCATCGCGTCTGGTCTGACTGCCATGCTCGCGACAGGCCACACGCCCGGTCACATGATCTTCCACGTCGAATCCGAGGGCAAGCGACTGATCATGACGGGTGATACGGCGAACCATTACATCCTGTCGCTGCAGCGGCCGGACTGGGAAGTACGCTTCGACATGGACAAGGCGCAGGCGGCAGCGACCCGCAAGAAGGTGTTCGACATGATCGCGACCGACAAGATCGCCTTCCTCGGCTATCACATGCCGTTCCCGGCGGTCGGTTTCGTGGAGACGCAGGAGACCGGTTATCGCTTCGTGCCGAAGACCTATCAGTTCGACATCTGA
- a CDS encoding DHA2 family efflux MFS transporter permease subunit, translated as MNRIVPLILAVALFMEQMDSTVIATALPAIAADLHVGPITLKLALTSYMVALAVFIPISGWMADRFGAKNIFRLAICVFVVGSIFCAFSSNLIEFVFARFLQGMGGAMMTPVGRLVLVRTTQKSELVSAMALLTIPALVGPLAGPPLGGFITTYFSWHWIFLINVPVGVIGVWLATIFLPEIEATAPPKLDFNGFILTSLAAAGVVFGLSVVSLPALPPIIGVSATAIGIICGVLYVRHARRYPTPILDLNLFKNSTFRASTSGGTLFRICVGAMPFLTPLMLQLGFGLTPFQSGLITFAGAIGAITTKFIARRVYKAIGFRTTLLCAGAVTTVVTAVTGLFTPETPHLVIIGVLLLGGFSRSFMFTGVNALAFADIDDAQASQATSMASVMQQISLALGVALAASILETSIYFRGAELQVIDFHIAFFVIAGLTVIATIPFARMAKDAGASVSGHRAKRVPPTINAEQAVK; from the coding sequence ATGAACCGCATCGTCCCGCTGATCCTTGCCGTTGCCCTCTTCATGGAACAGATGGACTCGACTGTGATCGCGACGGCCTTGCCGGCGATTGCGGCCGATCTGCATGTCGGACCGATCACGCTCAAACTGGCGCTGACCTCTTATATGGTGGCGCTTGCGGTGTTCATTCCGATCAGCGGCTGGATGGCGGATAGGTTCGGCGCAAAGAATATCTTCCGGCTGGCGATCTGTGTTTTCGTCGTCGGCTCCATCTTCTGCGCCTTCTCCTCCAATCTCATCGAATTTGTCTTTGCGCGCTTCCTGCAGGGCATGGGCGGCGCGATGATGACGCCTGTCGGGCGCCTCGTGCTGGTGCGGACGACGCAGAAGAGCGAACTGGTCTCAGCCATGGCGCTCTTGACGATCCCGGCCCTTGTCGGCCCGCTTGCCGGTCCGCCGCTCGGCGGCTTCATCACCACCTATTTCAGCTGGCACTGGATCTTCCTGATCAACGTGCCGGTCGGCGTCATCGGCGTTTGGCTCGCAACGATCTTCCTGCCGGAAATAGAGGCGACGGCGCCGCCGAAACTCGACTTCAACGGCTTCATCCTGACCAGCCTTGCGGCGGCAGGCGTCGTCTTCGGTCTCTCGGTCGTCAGCCTTCCGGCCCTGCCGCCGATCATCGGCGTCTCGGCCACGGCAATCGGCATCATCTGCGGCGTGCTCTATGTGCGCCACGCCAGGCGCTACCCAACGCCGATCCTCGACCTCAACCTGTTCAAGAATTCGACCTTCCGTGCATCGACGAGCGGCGGCACCTTGTTCCGCATCTGTGTCGGCGCCATGCCCTTTCTGACGCCGCTAATGCTGCAGCTCGGATTTGGCCTGACACCCTTTCAATCGGGCCTCATTACGTTTGCCGGCGCGATCGGCGCGATCACCACGAAGTTCATTGCGCGCCGCGTCTACAAGGCGATCGGCTTCCGCACCACGCTTCTGTGCGCCGGTGCGGTGACGACAGTCGTGACAGCCGTGACCGGCCTCTTCACGCCGGAAACGCCGCATCTCGTCATCATCGGCGTGCTGCTGCTCGGCGGCTTCTCCCGCTCCTTCATGTTCACCGGCGTCAATGCGCTGGCCTTTGCAGATATCGACGATGCGCAGGCAAGCCAGGCGACATCCATGGCCTCGGTGATGCAGCAGATCAGCCTGGCGCTCGGTGTTGCGCTTGCCGCCTCGATCCTGGAAACCTCGATCTATTTCCGCGGAGCCGAGCTGCAGGTCATCGATTTCCACATTGCCTTCTTCGTCATCGCCGGCCTGACCGTGATCGCAACCATTCCCTTTGCCCGCATGGCCAAGGACGCCGGGGCTTCCGTGTCCGGCCACCGCGCCAAGCGCGTGCCGCCGACGATCAACGCCGAGCAGGCTGTCAAATAA
- a CDS encoding VOC family protein: MLLYVTLGTNDLYRARHFYDAVLPVLGYRRQRHSEEEIGYAADGDTRCRFWVVTPFNRRRATNGNGSMVAFEAETRSAVDAFHAAALAAGAVDEGEPGLRSYHAHFYAAYVRDLDGNKLCAVCEKAEEPPFI; the protein is encoded by the coding sequence ATGCTTCTTTACGTTACACTCGGAACCAACGATCTTTATCGCGCCCGGCATTTCTATGATGCCGTTCTGCCGGTGCTCGGCTACCGGCGTCAGCGCCATTCGGAGGAGGAGATCGGCTATGCCGCCGATGGCGACACACGCTGCCGCTTCTGGGTCGTAACCCCTTTCAACAGGCGCCGGGCGACGAATGGTAACGGCTCCATGGTGGCTTTCGAAGCGGAGACGCGGTCGGCAGTCGATGCCTTTCACGCAGCGGCGCTTGCTGCCGGCGCTGTCGATGAAGGCGAGCCGGGTTTGCGCTCCTATCACGCACATTTCTACGCAGCCTATGTCAGGGATCTCGACGGCAACAAGCTGTGCGCTGTCTGCGAGAAAGCCGAAGAACCGCCCTTTATTTGA
- a CDS encoding RlmE family RNA methyltransferase codes for MTKAPIGRKLGQRVKKKKLKASSRQWLQRHINDPYVQRAQLEGYRARAAFKLLEIDEKHHILKGAKRIIDLGAAPGSWSQIAAKVTGSTDEDVRVAAIDFLEMAQLPGVKILQLDFLDPSAPEKLMEAVGGTPDLVISDMAAPTTGHHRTDHLRTMHLCEVAAHFAVEVLGEGGHFLAKTFQGGTERDLLAMLKQHFRQVVHVKPASSRAESVEMFLLAKGFKGRKAESEPEDA; via the coding sequence ATGACCAAGGCACCGATCGGCCGCAAGCTCGGCCAGCGCGTCAAGAAAAAGAAGCTGAAGGCCTCCTCCCGCCAGTGGTTGCAGCGCCATATCAACGATCCCTATGTGCAGCGCGCCCAGCTCGAAGGCTATCGTGCACGTGCAGCCTTCAAGCTGCTGGAGATCGATGAGAAGCACCATATCCTGAAGGGCGCAAAGCGCATCATCGATCTCGGTGCTGCCCCCGGCAGCTGGTCGCAGATTGCCGCAAAGGTGACAGGATCGACGGATGAGGATGTCCGCGTTGCCGCGATCGACTTTCTGGAAATGGCCCAGCTTCCGGGCGTCAAGATCCTCCAGCTGGACTTCCTTGATCCCTCGGCTCCTGAGAAGCTGATGGAGGCCGTCGGCGGCACGCCCGATCTGGTGATTTCGGATATGGCCGCCCCCACGACTGGCCACCACCGCACCGACCATCTGCGCACTATGCACCTCTGCGAGGTCGCAGCGCATTTTGCCGTCGAGGTGCTGGGGGAGGGCGGGCATTTTCTGGCCAAAACCTTCCAGGGCGGCACCGAGCGGGATCTGCTCGCCATGCTGAAGCAGCATTTCCGCCAGGTCGTGCACGTCAAACCTGCTTCATCTCGTGCCGAATCGGTCGAGATGTTCCTCCTGGCGAAGGGTTTCAAAGGCCGCAAGGCCGAGTCGGAGCCCGAGGACGCTTGA
- a CDS encoding Ppx/GppA phosphatase family protein produces MEDPEGGAKPQFDGASAAGRKDGKKSRRRKGKRGGQSRSAAHPASHDLAGHAGEAARPKEDTESPARKRKRRRRGGRGTSQPDTAIQSPPVVQAVAHGHGPRPDGDSPSSRRNRRKHRSKRGLQGRPLAPVPAPPSARTEHRAEAPSRPLLQDAEAANRRSRQPGHEDERAVREHPWPDELYAALDLGTNNCRLLIAQPTRPGQFRVVDAFSRIVRLGEGLAASGRLSDEAMERAVDALRICASKLRNREIRRMRLIATEACRQAANGEEFLHRVVVETGLELEIIDRETEARLAVSGCSSLVGREARSVVLFDIGGGSSEIAVIRIGDNRFARLANHITHWTSLPVGVVTLSERHGGRDVTPDVFEGMVSEVAGMLSNFDCPEIEFTEDGDFHLIGTSGTVTTLAGVHLDLPRYDRRKVDGIWLSDNEVSAMQAKLLSWNFESRAANPCIGPDRADLVLAGCAILEAIRRRWPSPRMRVADRGLREGLLTEMMADDGVWRRHRNRRGQRGNKG; encoded by the coding sequence GTGGAAGACCCCGAAGGCGGCGCAAAGCCGCAATTTGACGGGGCGTCGGCGGCAGGGCGCAAGGACGGCAAGAAGTCCAGGCGCCGCAAGGGCAAGCGAGGCGGGCAATCCCGCAGCGCCGCTCATCCCGCTTCGCATGATCTTGCCGGCCATGCCGGCGAGGCAGCGCGCCCGAAGGAAGACACGGAAAGCCCGGCCCGCAAGCGGAAACGCCGCCGTCGTGGCGGGCGTGGCACATCTCAGCCCGATACTGCTATCCAGTCGCCGCCTGTGGTTCAGGCCGTCGCTCACGGCCATGGTCCGCGCCCCGATGGTGATTCGCCCTCCAGCCGGCGTAACCGACGCAAACATCGCAGCAAGCGAGGTCTGCAGGGCAGGCCGCTGGCTCCTGTGCCGGCGCCGCCGTCTGCAAGGACCGAACATCGTGCTGAAGCGCCGTCGCGCCCTTTGCTGCAGGATGCCGAAGCGGCAAATCGCAGGAGCCGTCAGCCAGGTCATGAAGATGAACGGGCAGTGCGCGAACATCCCTGGCCGGACGAACTCTATGCCGCGCTCGATCTCGGCACCAACAATTGCCGCCTGCTGATCGCCCAGCCGACGCGCCCCGGCCAGTTTCGCGTCGTCGATGCCTTTTCCCGTATCGTGCGCCTCGGCGAAGGGCTTGCAGCCAGCGGCAGGCTGTCCGACGAGGCGATGGAGAGGGCGGTCGATGCGCTCAGAATCTGCGCCTCCAAGCTCCGGAACCGCGAGATCCGCCGCATGCGGCTGATTGCGACCGAGGCCTGCCGCCAGGCGGCCAACGGCGAGGAATTCCTGCACCGCGTCGTGGTCGAGACCGGGCTGGAGCTCGAGATCATCGATCGCGAAACCGAGGCGCGGCTTGCCGTATCCGGCTGCTCCTCGCTGGTCGGCCGCGAGGCACGCTCCGTCGTCCTCTTCGATATCGGCGGCGGTTCCTCGGAAATTGCCGTCATCCGCATCGGCGACAACCGCTTCGCCCGCCTTGCCAATCACATCACCCACTGGACCTCGCTGCCCGTCGGCGTCGTCACCCTCTCGGAGCGTCATGGCGGCCGCGATGTGACACCCGATGTTTTCGAGGGCATGGTGAGCGAGGTTGCGGGCATGCTGTCGAATTTCGATTGCCCGGAGATCGAGTTTACCGAGGACGGCGATTTCCATCTGATCGGCACTTCGGGCACGGTGACGACGCTTGCCGGCGTGCATCTCGACCTGCCGCGTTACGACCGCCGCAAGGTCGATGGCATATGGCTGTCGGATAATGAAGTCTCCGCCATGCAGGCGAAGCTTCTCTCCTGGAATTTCGAAAGCCGCGCCGCCAATCCCTGCATCGGGCCGGATCGCGCCGACCTGGTACTTGCGGGCTGTGCCATTCTGGAAGCAATCCGCCGCCGTTGGCCGAGCCCACGCATGCGTGTTGCCGATCGTGGGTTGAGGGAAGGCCTTCTCACCGAGATGATGGCCGATGACGGCGTCTGGCGGCGGCATCGCAACCGTCGCGGCCAGCGGGGAAACAAGGGGTAG